The Christiangramia flava JLT2011 region ATCTTCTTCCACCGTTTCCATCTGCTCGGTGATAAAATTTCCCAATTCCACTTTACTGAAAGCAAGCTGCACCTCGTCTCCCTCGGTTTTAAAGAAACGCTTCAGAATAAGATCTGAAATCCAGATCACAAAAGACGAAATAAAGCTAAAAACGATATAAAAAAGGTAAGCCGGAATGGCAAAAAGCTTCAGCATGCTGTTGGCATAGATCTGAAAGAACACCTTCGGAAGAAATTCTGCTGTAAGCAAAATGATGAGCGTAGAAATGATGGTTTGGGTAAAGAGGCTCAGATCGGTTACCAGATAATTCAGAAACGCACTTTCCAAAGGACGCATTCCTTCCAGCCAGGCCATGAGCAGGTCACCCATGAAAAAACCATACACCACCAGGGCAATATTGTTCCCCACGAGCATGGTTGCAATGAATTTGGAAGGTTTTTTGGTGAGTCTTTTGAGAACTTTGGCCAGAAAATCATTCTGTCTTTTCTCAATTTCGATAAATATCTTATTAGACGAGACGTATGCGATCTCCATACCCGAAAAAAAGGCTGAAAGCAGCAAACACAGAAAAATGATCAATAAATCAACCTCCATCAGGGCTATTTGTTTCGCTCCTCGAATCTACGCCTGAAACGACGCTTGAAGAAAAACATGAATACGGCAATTGCGACGAAAAACAGGAAAATATAGGCACGACTTCTTTCTGAATTCCAAATTCTCACTGCTTCAAACAGGAAAAATGCGGCAAAAATCAGGTACGCATATTCAAAATATCGAAAATATTTACTCATCTTTTTCCTCTTCTATTATTTGTACTCCGGTGTTTGTTCTTGAACGGAAATTAGTGAAATTCTGATTAGAATCAAAACCACTCCCGCGGTTCACGGCTCCATTGGGAAACCATATGGTGTTGGGTTCATCTGTAAAGATCCAGCTCTTCGCCTGATCCCAGAACAACTGATCGCCTTCCAGGATAGTGCTATCTGCCGTAACAATTTTCACATCTCCCTGCAGGTCGATGAGATCAGTCTGATCGTAAATGATTCCATAATTTGCGTAAACAGTGCTTTTCTTATTGTTCTCATCAAAAAATTCTACCTGCACACCTTCGGGAAATTCGCGGTACGGAAAGGATTTATTGGTATAATCATACATTTTAGCCCCTTTCAGCGTGGCAACGAGTCGGCCAGAATCAGTATACTTTAAATTAATCCCTTCTGCAATGGCTTGCGGCGCATCACCTTCCATCCCGAAAGCTCGCACCTGCTGTAGATTCCCTTCACATGAAAAAAGCATTGTCACGCCAATTAGCGTGACAATGCCTGAAATTATATTCCTATATGTTTGTTTCATTTTATAGGTTCGGAACGCGAACGCT contains the following coding sequences:
- the lptC gene encoding LPS export ABC transporter periplasmic protein LptC, translated to MKQTYRNIISGIVTLIGVTMLFSCEGNLQQVRAFGMEGDAPQAIAEGINLKYTDSGRLVATLKGAKMYDYTNKSFPYREFPEGVQVEFFDENNKKSTVYANYGIIYDQTDLIDLQGDVKIVTADSTILEGDQLFWDQAKSWIFTDEPNTIWFPNGAVNRGSGFDSNQNFTNFRSRTNTGVQIIEEEKDE